CAGTGGTAGTTGTATTGTTATAAACTACATTAATAGATTTAATTTCTGGAGAGTTTAAATTTTTGTCTTTTTCTACAACATAAATAGTAAAAGGTCGCTCCACATTGAGAGCATCTTCATTCACACGCAAGCTCAAGTCATAACGACCATGAGGATAATCGCTGGGTACTTCAAAGGAAAAAAAAGCACCATCCGAAGGGTCTACTGACTCATTTGTTATTTTTATTGAAAATCTTACAAAATACTCACTTTCGATATGCTTGCCAACAATATAAATTTTATCGGAAGAGATTAAATACCTATTATGATTTATGCTATTGTCATACACTACAATTTTAAAATTATCTGGGTTGCCCCCTGCAGGCACGTAAAAAGAATTTGATTTTTTTAAAATTTGATCTTGCGAATATAGATTTTTGGGTGGGAATTCATCCATAATTTCTGTAATGCTTGGAGCTTTTGATGTGACCTCAATTTCGGCAAAAATTTTGCCTGACCCTTGATCAAGAACATCAAGAACAAGCTGAGCTTTAGAGTGAATGGGTGCTGGTTTTCTATGAACATCGTTGTTTGTTTTATATGCGCACAGCTTTTGCAAGTTTCTATCGAGAGTAAAATTATTTCCTTTATCAATCAATTCTAAATGTTGATTTATATTATCTAAAGGAGAAATGATTTGGTATGTGCTACAGGTACCAGAAGGAATGTGCTCATATTGAAAGGAAATTTTAGTATTATTTAAATCAATAATTTCTCTTTTATTTCTTTTAAGATTGGGGTCAAAGCCAGAATATTTTGAATTTTTGTCATCTTTAATATTACAACTTATGTTTGTTAATAAAAGAGCAAGTATAGAGCCTATAAACATGCATTGGTACTGAAACATACTGTTTCCTCTGCTAAAATATTTTTTTTTAGATATAATAAAAACAACCCATATCATTTAGAGTAAAATAAAATATATCTTAAAATTTTTTTTATTTATTTTAATAAAAGCAATTTAATTTTTAACAATTAAATAAAATCTTGAAGGTTATTAAATTTAGATGCTATAAATATATTGTTTTTTATCATTAAAATGTCTTTAATTATTACAATATATTTAAAATTTATTATTTTATTATTCTACAGCAGTATCTTCACGAACAGGCACTTGTTGTTGTTCTGCGCCAAGAGGTACTACAGGAGCCTCATCAGGAGCAGGCACTTGTTGTTGTTCTGCGACAAGAGGTACTACAGGAGTCTCATCAGGAGCAGTCACTTGTTGTTGTTCTGCGACAAGAGGTACTACAGGAGTCTCATCAGGAGCAGGCACTTGTTGTTGTTCTACGACAAGAGGTACTACAGGAGTCTCATCAGGAGCAGGCACTTGTTGTTGTTCTGCGCCAAGAGGTACTACAGGAGCCTCATCAGGAGCAGGCACTTGTTGTTGTTCTGCGACAAGAGGTACTACAGGAGTCTCATCAGGAGCAGGCACTTGTTGTTGTTCTGCGCCAAGAGGTACTACAGGAGCCTCATCAGGAGCAGGCACTTGTTGTTGTTCTGCGACAAGAGGTACTACAGGAGTCTCATCAGGAGCAGTCACTTGTTGTTGTTCTGCGACAAGAGGTACTACAGGAGCCTCATCAGGAGCAGTCACTTGTTGTTGTTCTGCGACAAGAGGTACTACAGGAGCCTCATCAGGAGCAGGCTCTTGTTGTTGTTCTGCGACAAGAGGTACTACAGGAGTCTCATCAGGAGCAGTCACTTGTTGTTGTTCTGCGACAAGAGGTACTACAGGAGCCTCATCAGGAGCAGGCACTTGTTGTTGTTCTGCGACAAGAGGTACTACAGGAGCCTCATCAGGAGCAGGCACTTGTTGTTGTTCTGCGACAAGAGGTACTACAGGAGCCTCATCAGGAGCAGGCACTTGTTGTTGTTCTGCGACAAGAGGTACTACAGGAGTCTCATCAGGAGCAGTCACTTGTTGTTGTTCTGCGCCAAGAGGTACTACAGGAGTCTCATCAGGAGCAGTCACTTGTTGTTGTTCTGCGCCAAGAGGTTCTACAGCAGTATCTTCACGAGCAGGCACTACTTCGACTGTGACAAGAGGTTCGGGAATAGGCACTACTTCGACTGTGACAAGAGGTTCGGGAATAGGCACTACTTCGTCTGTGACAAGAGCATCTAAAGGTGGCAATGACGTTTCAGGTGCTCGATTGCAAAGAAGGGAACCACCCTGATTGCATGTTAAGGGAGCCACTTTATGAGCCAGCGACGAAGGTGAATCGTCTATAAAAAAATGGGTACAAGAAAATTGATTTCGTAACAAGTTTCTAGTCTTTTTTTGTTATTTTAAGCTTTTCTCTATAAGAACCTCCTTTTAGTGTAATTATTTGACTAGGATTTCGTAATCTATCAACAATTGCTTCTGCAATGACAGGGTCTTCAAACAATTTAATCCAACCATCAGGATGAACCTGTGAAGTTACAATTGTAATGCTTTTTCTTTGACGTTCTTCAAGAATATCAAGTATGATACCCGCTTCTTCATGGTTATATTGCCGTAAAGCAAAATCATCAAATATTAAAATTTCTTTCTTCGTTATTGTTTTTACCCAAGCAAGATATTTTCCAGAAGCTTTTGTTGCAATGGCTTCTTCAAGAAAAAAGTTGACTGAAGAAAATAGAACTCCTGAACTTTCTTGGCATGCACGGCGCCCTATCCCTATTGCTAAATGAGTTTTCCCTTCGCCTGTTTTTCCAAGAATAATTAAATTTTCTCGATTATGTAAAAAAGAAAGTTGAAATATTTCTTTCATTTTTGCTTTTGAGATACCTCTGTCAAAAGACGCATCCCAGTCTTCTAAATCAATACGATGGCGAAATCGTGCTATGGATTCTAGGCGCTTGTTTAATTTATTTTTCCTAGAATTTGCCTCGTCTGACAATAACAGCGATAAAAATTCAGATGGACTTAGATTTCCTGATTCAAACTCCGCGCATCTTCTTTCCATATTTTCTAAAAATCCAGGTAAACGTAATTTTTGTGCTAAGTTTTTGGCTTGTTGGAACATATTATTTCTTTCTAATTAATTGAATATCTTTTCTTTGCTTTGATGAAGATGGATTGTGTTTAGTGTACGGATTGGCGCTTGCGTTGCTCTTGGCTTTGCCCCTCCATTTACATGAAAAATACAACAATCAGTTATATATGAGAGACGGTAAATTTTATGAGAAAACGCCATTTTTGCTGCATATTCCATATCTTCTTTGTTAAATTTATTTGAATACACTAGTCTTAACATCCCTTGTACAGGACGTAAAAAGCGCAAAGGGTGACTTTGTGAAAATAAAAAATCAATCAACTTATACGTGTTTTCTCCTATTTTTTTAGCCTCCAATTTTGCTTTATTGATATCAAAGCTGAGGTAACGTTGTTTTTCTTGAGGCCAATGACCAGGATCGGTTGATGACTTTCCTATTCCTTTTATTTTTTTATGTGAAGATAAAAGCTCTCCATTTGAAGAAAAAACTTCTAAATAATTCTTTGAATATCTAACTCTAACTTCTTTGCCAGCAAAGTGAAATGGAACTGAGTAAAAATTTTTTTCCACTTGAATATGGCAATCAGGATGAACCTTTGCTATTTTCCAATTAAACAATTGAAATTTTTCCGCAGGAACAGCCTTTAAATAAGGTTCTTCTGTACTAAATCTTTCTTTCCTTGATACACCATAGTCTTTCATAATAGAGTTGTTGAATTCTTTCAAAAATATTTTAAAATCCTGATTGAGTTCAAATAAAGTTTGATACTTTTTATTTCTGACACGCTGAAAAAAAGATTTTTGAATATGATGAATATTGCCTTCAACAGAAGCTTTATCTCTTGGTTTATATGGCCTTGCTGGTAAAACTGCAAAACCTACATGGTTTGCATATTCACAAAATGATTTATTGCAATCAGGGTCATAGCGATGTGCTTTGCTTACAGCACTTTTTAAATTATCAGGCACAGTGTAATCTGTTACCCCTCCAAAAAACTCCCAAGTTTTATCATGCAATTCAATAAAAGTTTCTAGCTTTTGATCTAATGTAAACTCTGCAAAAGTGTATTGACTAAAAGGCAGTGTTGCGACAAATAAATGAGTTTTAATAACCTCACCAGTTAGTTCATCAAAAATCTGGATACCATCACAAAAATCAACATAAGTTTTTTCTCCTGGTTTATGGATTATTCTTATTGAAATGTTTTGCCTTTTTAAGCCGTATAGTTTTCTAAAAAATCTCCAAAAGCTAAAATAACTAATGGTGGGTTTGAGTTCTTCATAAAGAACCTTATAGCTAATTCCCTTACCCAATTCTTTTAATACGAGTTCAATATCAATTTCTTGAGCCCAGTTAGGTATATCGTCTGGATTAAGTTTGTCATTTGGAGAATGAGTTTGATATTGAGTGTTTTTGTTTAGACATTCTTTATGCAAATTTTCTTGAAGATATTTCTTGACTGTCTTTCTCGACATATGAAGACATCGTGCAATTGTCCTAATGGAACGCCTTTTTTCCCGCATTTGCAGGATTTGCCCCAACTTTTCCATACTAACCCGTCCTTTTCTTCTCATTAGGCTCACCTCCTTGCCTAAGAGCTTTGCAAAAAAGACGAATCGCTGGCTATAAAAAAATGGTCCCCTTAATTTGCAATCGGAGTGGTACCGCTTAGTGCAATTTGCATGGTCCCCTTAACGTGCAATTAAGGTGGTTCCGTTAACATGCAATTGCTATGGTCCCCTTAATTGCAATCGGGGTGGCGCTCTTTAATGCAATCGGCCATTCAGGGTCTGAAGATTTGGAAGCCGTATCTTCTTGTCCTGATGCTTTTTCTAGGTTTTCTGTGGCGATGAATTTAGCAATAAAATCTTTACCTGCATGACTAATTTTAAATTGAGTTTCATCTCCTGCTTTTGGTAGGTATTTTGAGCCATATTTTTCATAATATGCACAAATTTTCATGTCTTCAGTGAGAGTAAAATTTGTAACTTGTGAATTAATATTTTTAATAAGCCAATTTTCATTAGTAATATTATAGACAATTTGGTCGGTACTAGTTTCGGCGGTGACGAGCAAATCAATACATTTACCTTTTGGAATATTAAAATTATGATTTAATCTAAATTGTTGTAAGGATTTAATTTGTATAGATTTGATTGTTGTAGGGTCTAATTTTTTTTCATCTACAACTTTAAAACTGTAACTTTTCTTTATATTGGGAAACTTATTAGAATTTAATATCACATTATAATTTCCAAGAGGAGTACTTTTGGGTACATTAAAATAAAATAAAATAGGATTGGTTTTTTCGACAGCTTTTATTTTTAAGTCAGAATCTTCTCCGTCTTTAGTTATGCTAATTTGAATGTTTTTTTCAAAATTTTGTAAATTTTTAACTTGAGAATCTGTTTTTGCTGGTGTATCGAAGCCATAAAAAAAACCTGAATCACTGCCTGCAGCGACAATAGTTGGTACATTATAAAGAGTGTAACCAACTCTTAATTTAGGTTCTTCTTTTTGATTATTTTCTTCTTGAATCTTTTTTCCTTTAGTATTATTTTTAGAACTAGAATCTGGCGCTTTACAACCTATATTTATTGATAAAATGGCAAGTATAGAGCCAATAAATATAAATGGGTACTGAGGCATACTGTTTCCTTTGCTAAAATATTTTGTTTTTTGTCGATATAAGAAAAATCGCTCATATCATTTAGAGCGAAACGAAATATATCTTAAATTTTTTTTTTTATATGTTTTATTAAAAAAAAATAAATATTTTGAAAAATCACTATTAAATTAAAACAAATTTACATTTAATAAATATTAAAAAATATTTATTAAATAAAAAAATCTTGTCTAAAACTTAATTTTAACATAAAATTAAAAGTAACTTATATTTTAACAATTAAATTAAAATCTAAAAATTATTAAATTTAAGTTCTATAAATATATTGTTTTTTAATCATTAAAAAAATGTTTAATTACAAATTAAGACTTAAATAAGTTTTTAAGAACAAAAAAAATATTTTCTTTTCTTTCTTTTAGGCGACGTGCATAATAAGCTTGCCACTCTTGGCCATAGGGAACATAAACAGTCATGTTATGGCCACTTTTACGTATTTCAGTCCAGGTTTTTTCTCGCATACCATAAAGCATTTGAAATTCATATCGATCTTTAGGTACTTTATTGGTTTCTATAAATTGACTGCAAAAATCAATAAGTTTGTCGTCATGGGTTGCAATGCAAACGCGATTGCCTCTAAGCAAAAGTTTTTGAATTAATATCTTATAATTTTCAACAACCAGCGACATTTTTTGATAAGCTTTTTCTGGAGATTCTTTGTAGGCGCCTTTGCATAATCTAATTTTTCCATTTGCAGAAAGCACCCGGTTTATATCTGCTTCTGTTCTATATAAATACGCTTGTAAAACAATTTCAGGACTTTTGTATTCTTTTGCAACACGTTCATACATGGCAATGGTTCTTTCAGTATAATTGGAACCTTCCATGTCTAGAGCAACACGAATATTGTTAGAATCGGCTAATTTTAAAATTCTGCAAAGATTTTCGTAGCAAAAATTATTATCAATATCTAAACCCAGTATTGTCAGTTTGATTGAAACGTAACAGTCTAATTTTTTTTCTGATATTTTTTTAATGACTGTTTCATATTCTTCCAAAAATTTTAATACTTGATTTTTTTCTTTGACGTTTTCTCCTAAAACATCAAGTGTGACAGAAATATGATTTGCATTGAGTTTTTCTACTACTTTTAAGGAATCTTCATAATTTGAGCCTGAAATAAATCGTTTGGCATAAAACGGTACGCTTCCCATAAAATGACCCTCATCATTTTTTTAATAAAAAAAACAGTACAAGTTCTTTTTTACAATAAATTACAGGAATAATAAATTTATAGAATTTTAATTGTGAGGTTTTTTT
This region of Spirobacillus cienkowskii genomic DNA includes:
- a CDS encoding ATP-binding protein; its protein translation is MFQQAKNLAQKLRLPGFLENMERRCAEFESGNLSPSEFLSLLLSDEANSRKNKLNKRLESIARFRHRIDLEDWDASFDRGISKAKMKEIFQLSFLHNRENLIILGKTGEGKTHLAIGIGRRACQESSGVLFSSVNFFLEEAIATKASGKYLAWVKTITKKEILIFDDFALRQYNHEEAGIILDILEERQRKSITIVTSQVHPDGWIKLFEDPVIAEAIVDRLRNPSQIITLKGGSYREKLKITKKD
- the istA gene encoding IS21 family transposase gives rise to the protein MRRKGRVSMEKLGQILQMREKRRSIRTIARCLHMSRKTVKKYLQENLHKECLNKNTQYQTHSPNDKLNPDDIPNWAQEIDIELVLKELGKGISYKVLYEELKPTISYFSFWRFFRKLYGLKRQNISIRIIHKPGEKTYVDFCDGIQIFDELTGEVIKTHLFVATLPFSQYTFAEFTLDQKLETFIELHDKTWEFFGGVTDYTVPDNLKSAVSKAHRYDPDCNKSFCEYANHVGFAVLPARPYKPRDKASVEGNIHHIQKSFFQRVRNKKYQTLFELNQDFKIFLKEFNNSIMKDYGVSRKERFSTEEPYLKAVPAEKFQLFNWKIAKVHPDCHIQVEKNFYSVPFHFAGKEVRVRYSKNYLEVFSSNGELLSSHKKIKGIGKSSTDPGHWPQEKQRYLSFDINKAKLEAKKIGENTYKLIDFLFSQSHPLRFLRPVQGMLRLVYSNKFNKEDMEYAAKMAFSHKIYRLSYITDCCIFHVNGGAKPRATQAPIRTLNTIHLHQSKEKIFN
- a CDS encoding proline dehydrogenase family protein, which translates into the protein MGSVPFYAKRFISGSNYEDSLKVVEKLNANHISVTLDVLGENVKEKNQVLKFLEEYETVIKKISEKKLDCYVSIKLTILGLDIDNNFCYENLCRILKLADSNNIRVALDMEGSNYTERTIAMYERVAKEYKSPEIVLQAYLYRTEADINRVLSANGKIRLCKGAYKESPEKAYQKMSLVVENYKILIQKLLLRGNRVCIATHDDKLIDFCSQFIETNKVPKDRYEFQMLYGMREKTWTEIRKSGHNMTVYVPYGQEWQAYYARRLKERKENIFFVLKNLFKS